In a single window of the Limnochorda sp. L945t genome:
- the recF gene encoding DNA replication/repair protein RecF (All proteins in this family for which functions are known are DNA-binding proteins that assist the filamentation of RecA onto DNA for the initiation of recombination or recombinational repair.) — protein MRVDCLRLTHYRNFRDVLVEASPGLNFLVGLNGQGKTNLLEALWVLAGARSPRAREPGDLVTYGVDQGHVHARVSQDATGVTRDVEVTLARGKARSYRLNGKPLPRAADVLGTLAVLWFSPDEVDLIRGGPADRRRFLDAVLAQTDGTYRRLALQYGRILLQRNRTLQQIREGQAALSLLEAWDEQLVAAGSYLTVARHALVDAIAGTAAQAYQAIAGSASTLEMTYKASGPGAVDRGAADLRSLQRAFAAHLERLRAAELARGVTLAGPHRDDLEIGLDGVEARRFGSRGQQRTAAVALHLAAWEWMRERSGEGPVLLLDDVASELDAGRRARLIRALPETAQVWLSATALDPEWLSPQRQAVRPGRAWRVSGGTLEILAGA, from the coding sequence GTGCGGGTCGATTGCCTTCGCCTCACCCATTACCGCAACTTCCGGGATGTGCTGGTCGAGGCCAGCCCGGGCCTCAATTTCCTGGTGGGCCTCAATGGGCAAGGCAAGACCAACCTGCTCGAAGCCCTATGGGTACTGGCCGGCGCACGCTCGCCAAGGGCACGGGAGCCCGGAGACCTCGTCACGTACGGCGTCGACCAAGGGCACGTGCATGCTCGGGTAAGCCAGGACGCGACCGGCGTGACCCGAGACGTCGAGGTCACCCTTGCAAGAGGAAAGGCCCGCTCGTACCGCCTCAACGGCAAGCCGCTCCCCAGGGCGGCGGACGTGCTGGGAACGCTGGCGGTGCTGTGGTTCTCGCCCGACGAGGTCGATTTGATTCGAGGAGGCCCGGCGGACCGGCGGCGGTTCCTGGACGCGGTGCTGGCCCAAACGGACGGCACGTACCGGCGGCTCGCGCTACAGTACGGGCGGATCCTGCTGCAGCGCAACCGGACCCTGCAGCAGATCCGCGAGGGGCAGGCCGCGCTGTCGCTGCTCGAAGCCTGGGACGAGCAGCTGGTCGCCGCCGGTTCCTATCTGACCGTCGCCCGCCACGCGCTGGTCGACGCGATCGCCGGGACGGCGGCGCAGGCCTATCAGGCCATAGCCGGGAGCGCCTCGACCCTGGAAATGACGTACAAGGCCTCCGGGCCCGGGGCGGTCGATCGGGGAGCTGCGGACCTCCGCTCGCTCCAGCGGGCGTTCGCTGCCCATCTGGAGCGCCTGCGCGCGGCCGAGCTGGCACGGGGGGTGACGCTGGCAGGCCCGCACCGGGACGATCTGGAGATCGGCCTGGACGGCGTGGAAGCGCGCCGCTTTGGGTCCAGGGGCCAGCAACGCACCGCCGCCGTCGCTCTCCACCTGGCCGCCTGGGAGTGGATGAGGGAACGTAGCGGCGAAGGCCCCGTGCTGCTCCTCGATGACGTGGCGTCGGAGCTCGACGCCGGCCGCCGGGCACGGCTGATCCGGGCGCTGCCCGAAACGGCGCAAGTGTGGCTCAGCGCGACGGCGCTCGATCCGGAGTGGCTTTCTCCCCAACGACAGGCCGTGCGTCCCGGGAGGGCATGGAGGGTTTCGGGCGGCACCCTGGAAATCCTCGCAGGTGCGTGA
- a CDS encoding YqhV family protein, giving the protein MPEERIVSGMALLRLLSATIEIMAAVLMVRSGRVADAMRINGLLGVVGPLVLASVTAIGLAGLAGKLSPLRMGTLAVAVALILATLWQR; this is encoded by the coding sequence GTGCCTGAGGAGCGAATCGTCTCCGGCATGGCGCTGCTGCGACTGTTATCGGCGACCATCGAGATCATGGCCGCCGTGCTCATGGTGCGCTCCGGGCGGGTCGCCGACGCCATGCGCATCAACGGCCTGCTCGGGGTCGTCGGGCCGCTGGTGCTCGCCTCCGTGACCGCCATCGGCCTCGCCGGGCTGGCAGGCAAGCTGTCGCCGCTGCGCATGGGTACCCTGGCCGTGGCGGTCGCCCTCATCCTGGCGACGCTGTGGCAACGATGA
- a CDS encoding RtcB family protein, producing the protein MPLDLEPLGPNRYVLRRQGPMRVDAVVYLNAALRQSFREETALQQLADAASLPGVVSRVVGMPDIHQGFGLPIGGVVATDADTGVVSAGAVGYDINCGVRLIRTNLARLEMNRERLQRIMRAVEDRIPAGVGKQSRHKELLPRLSEVLTGGAAYLVEEGYGVPEDVEATEEYGRVEGADLAAVSQEAVERAGQLATIGGGNHFVEIGYVEEVFDRSLAGAFGLEEGQVTVLVHSGSRGFGHQVCSDYAASMAGAAARYGIDLPSKGLAAAPIDSPIGQRYLGAMHCAINFAFANRQLMTHDIRRAFEEAMGSSWEALGMAVVYDVAHNIAKFERHFGRRVLVHRKGATRALPPGHPVNPRRYLHTGHPVLIPGSMGTASYVAVGQPGIEETFTSANHGAGRVLSRAAARRQVSREAFHESLGDVLTNVANYRAIVDEAPQAYKDIDAVVETLAEIGLTRKVARLRPLAVIKGEGD; encoded by the coding sequence ATGCCGCTGGACCTGGAGCCCCTCGGCCCCAACCGGTACGTGCTCAGGCGCCAGGGCCCCATGCGGGTCGACGCCGTCGTTTATCTCAACGCCGCGTTACGCCAGTCCTTCCGTGAAGAGACGGCGCTCCAACAGCTGGCCGACGCGGCCTCTCTCCCGGGGGTCGTCAGCCGGGTGGTCGGGATGCCCGACATCCACCAGGGATTCGGTCTCCCCATCGGCGGGGTGGTGGCGACCGACGCTGACACGGGCGTGGTCTCTGCCGGAGCCGTCGGCTACGACATCAACTGCGGCGTCCGGCTGATCCGCACGAACCTGGCGCGCCTCGAGATGAACAGGGAGAGGCTCCAGAGGATCATGCGGGCGGTCGAGGATCGGATCCCCGCCGGGGTGGGCAAGCAGTCCCGGCACAAGGAGCTGCTCCCCCGGCTGTCCGAGGTGCTCACCGGGGGTGCGGCCTACCTCGTCGAGGAGGGCTACGGCGTCCCGGAAGACGTGGAGGCGACCGAAGAGTACGGGCGCGTCGAGGGAGCGGACCTTGCCGCGGTGAGCCAGGAAGCTGTGGAGCGGGCCGGGCAGCTGGCCACCATCGGTGGGGGCAACCATTTCGTGGAGATCGGCTACGTGGAGGAAGTCTTCGACCGGTCCCTGGCCGGCGCGTTCGGGCTCGAGGAAGGCCAGGTCACGGTGCTCGTGCACTCGGGGAGCCGAGGGTTCGGACACCAGGTCTGCTCCGACTACGCCGCCTCCATGGCCGGCGCCGCTGCCCGCTACGGCATCGACCTTCCCTCGAAGGGCCTCGCCGCAGCTCCCATCGATTCCCCCATCGGGCAGCGCTACCTGGGAGCCATGCACTGCGCCATCAACTTTGCCTTCGCCAACCGCCAGCTGATGACCCACGACATCCGCCGGGCGTTCGAGGAAGCGATGGGGAGCTCGTGGGAAGCCTTGGGGATGGCGGTGGTCTACGATGTGGCCCACAACATCGCGAAGTTCGAACGCCACTTCGGCCGCCGGGTGCTGGTGCACCGCAAGGGAGCGACCCGGGCGCTTCCGCCGGGCCATCCCGTCAACCCGCGCCGGTACCTCCATACCGGGCACCCCGTCCTGATCCCCGGCAGCATGGGGACGGCCTCCTACGTCGCGGTCGGGCAACCCGGGATCGAGGAGACGTTCACGTCGGCCAATCACGGGGCCGGGCGAGTCCTTTCCCGGGCGGCGGCCCGGCGGCAGGTGAGCCGGGAGGCCTTCCACGAAAGCCTTGGGGACGTGCTGACCAACGTGGCCAACTACCGGGCGATCGTCGACGAGGCGCCCCAGGCGTACAAGGACATCGACGCTGTCGTCGAGACGCTGGCCGAGATCGGGCTGACCCGCAAGGTCGCCCGCCTGCGGCCACTGGCGGTCATCAAGGGGGAGGGAGATTGA
- the asnS gene encoding asparagine--tRNA ligase codes for MAEQTAPRVDVDDLGQYVGKPVQVWGWLFNSRSSGRIVFLLVRDGTGLVQAVVSQRDVEGRVWDQARRLTQESSLKVTGTVRADERAPGGFELLVQDLELVHLAVDYPITPKEHGVDFLLDHRHLWLRSRRQHAILRIRSTLVGAVREFFDREGFVLVDAPILTPAAVEGTTTLFRTDYFGTPAYLSQSGQLYMEAAAMAFGRAYCFGPTFRAEHSKTRRHLMEFWMVEPEMAWAGLDDICRLAEGLVSHVVGRVLERHRPELALLERDTAPLERVRPPFPRVTYDEAIEILRKNGAAVEWGADFGGDEETILSNAFDRPVFVTHYPAHIKAFYMKPAPDRPEVVLGADLLAPEGYGEIIGGGQRIDDLELLMRRIEEHHLPKEAYEWYLDLRRYGSVPHGGFGMGIERVLAWICGLPHVRETIPFPRTLYRLYP; via the coding sequence GTGGCAGAACAGACGGCACCTCGGGTGGACGTAGACGATCTGGGGCAGTACGTGGGCAAGCCGGTGCAGGTGTGGGGGTGGCTCTTCAACTCGCGATCGAGCGGCCGCATCGTCTTCCTGCTGGTGAGAGACGGGACGGGGCTCGTCCAGGCGGTCGTGTCCCAGCGTGACGTGGAAGGGCGAGTCTGGGATCAGGCCCGGCGCCTGACCCAGGAGTCGTCCCTCAAGGTGACGGGCACGGTGCGCGCCGACGAGCGGGCTCCCGGAGGCTTCGAGCTCCTGGTGCAGGACCTGGAGCTCGTGCACCTCGCCGTGGACTACCCCATCACCCCCAAAGAGCACGGCGTCGACTTCCTGCTCGACCACCGCCACCTGTGGCTGCGGTCGCGGCGGCAACACGCGATCTTGCGCATCCGGAGCACCCTCGTCGGGGCGGTGCGGGAGTTTTTCGACCGGGAGGGATTCGTCCTGGTCGACGCCCCGATCCTCACCCCGGCCGCGGTCGAAGGGACCACCACCCTCTTCCGTACCGACTACTTCGGCACGCCTGCCTACCTGAGCCAGAGCGGGCAGCTCTACATGGAGGCCGCGGCGATGGCGTTCGGCCGGGCGTACTGCTTCGGGCCCACGTTCAGGGCCGAGCACTCGAAGACGCGCCGGCACCTGATGGAGTTCTGGATGGTCGAGCCGGAAATGGCGTGGGCCGGGCTCGACGACATCTGCCGCCTGGCCGAGGGCCTGGTGTCTCACGTGGTGGGGCGGGTCCTGGAGCGGCACCGCCCGGAGCTTGCCCTGCTCGAGCGCGACACGGCGCCCCTGGAGCGGGTCCGGCCGCCGTTCCCGCGCGTCACTTACGACGAGGCCATCGAGATCCTGCGGAAAAACGGAGCCGCCGTGGAGTGGGGAGCCGACTTCGGGGGTGACGAAGAGACGATCCTCTCCAACGCCTTCGACCGGCCCGTCTTCGTCACTCACTACCCGGCTCACATCAAGGCGTTTTACATGAAGCCGGCTCCCGACCGGCCGGAAGTGGTGCTGGGGGCCGACCTGCTGGCGCCCGAGGGCTACGGGGAGATCATCGGCGGAGGACAGCGCATCGACGACCTGGAGCTCTTGATGCGGCGTATTGAGGAGCACCACCTCCCCAAAGAGGCCTACGAGTGGTACCTCGACCTGCGACGCTACGGTTCCGTGCCCCACGGCGGCTTCGGCATGGGCATCGAGCGGGTACTGGCCTGGATCTGCGGCCTTCCCCACGTACGGGAAACCATTCCCTTTCCCAGGACCCTGTACCGGCTCTACCCCTGA
- a CDS encoding YlbF family regulator translates to MAEGNGWDLSPDIQAAIRKLAESLAARDEVKELKAARAELDRHEAARIMLRDLRQRERRLAERQMAGEKISDQELEELRQVAGVVGFNPYVRALLEAELRYATLMAGIQRALEEALGFAPEPPDGEGDASGEQGAAGRGKVEPARSRLWVPGQP, encoded by the coding sequence ATGGCCGAGGGGAACGGGTGGGACCTTTCCCCGGACATACAGGCGGCGATCCGGAAACTGGCCGAAAGCCTGGCGGCCAGGGACGAGGTCAAGGAGCTCAAGGCCGCGAGGGCCGAGCTGGACCGCCACGAGGCGGCCCGCATCATGTTGCGGGATCTCCGCCAGCGGGAGCGCAGGCTCGCCGAGCGGCAGATGGCCGGCGAGAAGATCTCCGACCAGGAGCTCGAAGAGCTGCGGCAGGTGGCCGGCGTGGTCGGGTTCAACCCGTACGTCCGGGCCCTGTTGGAGGCCGAGTTACGCTACGCGACCCTGATGGCGGGGATCCAGCGGGCGCTCGAAGAGGCTCTCGGCTTTGCCCCGGAGCCGCCGGACGGCGAAGGGGATGCCTCGGGGGAGCAGGGGGCGGCGGGTCGGGGCAAGGTGGAGCCCGCGCGCTCCCGCCTTTGGGTGCCCGGTCAACCGTGA
- the gyrA gene encoding DNA gyrase subunit A, with translation MAVGGLGKIIPIELEQEMRRSYIDYAMSVIVDRALPDVRDGLKPVQRRILHAMSEMGLRPDRPFRKSAAVVGEVVGKYHPHGDAPVYEAMVRMAQDFNYRYPLVQGHGNYGSIDGDPPAAMRYTEARLSRIAMEMLRDIEKETVDFVPNYDGTQQQPAVLPARIPNLLINGASGIAVGMATNIPPHNLGEIIDALVLLIDHPDASDEQLLRIVKGPDFPGGAIIMGTEGIKEAYLTGRGHIRVRARLSAEPMGGGRTRIVVTELPYMVNKAALIAKIADLVREHRIEGISEVRDESDREGLRIAIELRRDAQPQVVINRLFKHTQLEDTFGVILLALVNGKPEVLTLRQALRHYLDFQLEVVTRRTRFDLDKARDRLHIVEGLLIALDHIDEIIALIRSSEDEGAARQALMERFSLSERQANAILEMQLRRLTGLERGKLEQERAELVKTVERLSAILGDVDELYRLIKTELLEIRQRFADPRRTEITEEQPEVSEDDLVALEDIVITLTHNGYIKRQPTSTYRNQRRGGRGVTAMATRDEDFAEHLFVATTHTQVLLFTDRGKMYHLKGREIPEASRGARGTSIYNLLPMPSDESVAAAIAVTDFDQGRYLFMATRNGIVKKTPLSEFATNRQGIIACNLDDDDRLVGVMLTEGSHEILLVTRRGQAARFNEADVRPMGRAARGVIGVRLDEGDYVVAMDAARRGADVLIVTERGYGKRTPVEEYRLTRRGGKGVRAIGQSPRNGPVAGMKVVEDDDELMVISARGIMIRLRVSDVSRQGRGARGVVVMRLDEGDLVAALAQVAASRDENGDEPAQEPG, from the coding sequence ATGGCCGTAGGCGGGCTGGGCAAGATCATCCCCATCGAACTCGAGCAGGAGATGCGCCGGTCGTACATCGACTACGCCATGAGCGTGATCGTGGACCGGGCGCTGCCCGACGTGCGCGACGGGCTCAAACCCGTTCAGCGCCGCATCCTGCACGCGATGAGCGAGATGGGGCTCCGGCCCGACCGGCCGTTCCGCAAGTCGGCGGCGGTCGTCGGGGAAGTGGTCGGGAAGTACCATCCCCACGGCGATGCGCCGGTTTACGAAGCCATGGTGCGCATGGCCCAGGACTTCAACTACCGTTATCCTCTCGTGCAGGGTCATGGCAACTATGGTTCCATTGATGGAGATCCCCCGGCCGCGATGCGTTACACCGAGGCGCGGCTCTCCCGGATCGCCATGGAGATGCTGCGGGACATCGAGAAAGAGACCGTCGACTTCGTCCCCAACTACGACGGTACCCAGCAGCAGCCGGCGGTGCTGCCTGCCCGCATCCCCAACCTGCTCATCAATGGGGCCTCGGGGATCGCGGTGGGCATGGCCACCAACATCCCGCCCCACAACCTGGGAGAGATCATCGACGCGCTGGTGCTGCTCATCGACCATCCCGACGCCTCCGACGAGCAACTGCTCCGGATCGTCAAGGGGCCGGACTTTCCCGGCGGCGCCATCATCATGGGCACCGAGGGCATCAAAGAGGCCTACCTGACCGGCCGCGGGCATATCCGGGTGCGGGCGCGCCTGTCGGCGGAGCCCATGGGCGGGGGCCGCACGCGCATCGTCGTGACCGAGCTGCCTTACATGGTCAACAAGGCGGCGCTCATCGCCAAGATTGCCGACCTGGTGCGGGAGCACCGGATCGAGGGCATCAGCGAAGTGCGGGACGAGTCAGACCGGGAGGGGCTTCGGATCGCCATCGAGCTGCGCCGCGACGCCCAGCCGCAAGTCGTGATCAACCGGCTGTTCAAGCACACACAGCTGGAGGACACCTTCGGGGTCATCCTCCTGGCCCTGGTCAACGGCAAGCCCGAGGTGCTTACGCTGCGCCAGGCGCTCCGCCACTACCTCGACTTCCAGCTCGAGGTGGTCACCCGGCGCACCCGTTTCGATCTCGACAAGGCGCGGGATCGCTTGCACATCGTGGAGGGCCTCCTCATCGCCCTCGACCACATCGACGAGATCATCGCCCTCATCCGCTCCTCCGAGGACGAAGGGGCGGCCCGCCAGGCCCTGATGGAGCGCTTCAGCCTCAGCGAGCGGCAGGCCAACGCGATCCTGGAGATGCAACTCCGCCGGCTGACGGGCCTCGAGCGGGGGAAGCTGGAGCAGGAGCGTGCGGAGCTGGTGAAGACGGTGGAGCGGCTCAGCGCCATCCTCGGCGACGTCGACGAGCTCTACCGGCTCATCAAGACGGAACTCCTGGAGATCCGCCAGCGCTTCGCCGACCCGCGGCGCACCGAGATCACCGAGGAGCAGCCCGAGGTGAGCGAGGACGATCTGGTGGCGCTGGAGGACATCGTCATCACCCTCACCCACAACGGGTACATCAAGCGCCAGCCCACCTCGACCTACCGCAACCAGCGCAGGGGCGGCCGGGGCGTCACGGCCATGGCGACCCGCGACGAGGACTTCGCCGAGCACCTGTTCGTCGCGACCACGCACACCCAGGTGCTCCTCTTCACCGACAGGGGCAAGATGTACCATCTCAAGGGACGGGAGATCCCGGAGGCGTCCCGAGGGGCACGGGGCACGTCCATCTACAATCTCCTGCCCATGCCGTCCGACGAGTCCGTGGCCGCCGCGATTGCCGTGACCGACTTCGACCAGGGGCGGTATCTGTTCATGGCGACTCGCAACGGCATTGTGAAGAAGACGCCGCTGTCGGAGTTCGCGACCAACCGGCAGGGGATCATCGCCTGCAACCTCGACGATGACGACCGGCTGGTGGGAGTCATGCTGACCGAGGGCAGCCATGAGATCTTGCTGGTGACGCGCCGCGGGCAGGCCGCGCGCTTCAACGAGGCCGACGTGCGCCCGATGGGGCGGGCGGCCCGAGGCGTCATCGGCGTGCGCCTCGACGAGGGCGATTACGTGGTGGCGATGGATGCCGCCCGGCGCGGGGCCGACGTGCTCATCGTCACGGAGCGAGGGTACGGCAAGCGCACCCCGGTCGAGGAGTATCGCCTGACCCGGCGCGGCGGGAAAGGGGTCCGGGCCATCGGCCAGAGCCCGCGTAACGGGCCCGTGGCCGGGATGAAGGTCGTCGAGGACGACGACGAACTCATGGTAATCTCGGCCCGGGGGATCATGATCCGGCTGCGCGTCTCGGACGTCTCCCGCCAGGGACGCGGTGCCCGGGGCGTCGTCGTCATGCGTCTCGACGAGGGGGACCTCGTGGCGGCCCTGGCCCAGGTCGCGGCTTCCCGGGACGAGAACGGCGACGAGCCGGCCCAAGAGCCCGGCTGA
- the remB gene encoding extracellular matrix regulator RemB encodes MYVHLGGDVVVRVRDVIAIVDLAATQRRGLSVADIIGGRGSPQGVTRVGDGAGTSLVVTSDHLYISPISPLTLRRRAQAPWAAEREDEGTPLLSPRRRRKGPKRARRRL; translated from the coding sequence GTGTACGTGCACCTCGGCGGGGACGTGGTCGTACGGGTCAGGGACGTCATCGCCATCGTGGACCTGGCGGCGACCCAGCGGCGGGGTCTCTCCGTCGCCGACATCATCGGGGGTAGGGGTTCGCCCCAGGGAGTGACGCGGGTGGGGGACGGGGCCGGCACCTCCCTGGTGGTCACCTCCGATCACCTCTACATCTCCCCCATCTCCCCCCTCACTCTGCGCCGCAGGGCCCAGGCACCGTGGGCGGCCGAACGGGAGGATGAGGGGACTCCTTTGCTCTCGCCGAGGAGGCGGCGCAAAGGACCAAAGCGGGCACGCCGTCGCCTTTGA
- the gyrB gene encoding DNA topoisomerase (ATP-hydrolyzing) subunit B has translation MTPPRRPPNGSNAAAYGAAQIQVLEGLEAVRRRPGMYIGSTDARGLHHLVYEVVDNSVDEAMNGFCTEIEVRIHDDGSLSVDDNGRGIPVEIHPKTGRPAVETVLTTLHAGGKFGQDGGYKVSGGLHGVGVSVVNALSEWLEVQVRLDGKVHRQRFSRGTPVTGVEVVGEAESTGTYVRFKPDPEIFETLDFDAETIAQRLRNLAFLNAGLMLRLVDERSGRSETFHYEGGIVEFVRYLNRNKEALHPSVIYTNREVAGTLIELALQYNTGYLETVIAFANNIQTTEGGTHLAGFRSALTRSLNDAARKMGLLKESDENLTGDDVREGLTAIVSVKLRDPQFEGQTKTKLGNSEVKGQVDSVAGEAIGVFLEEHPQEARRILEKCITAAKAREAARKARELTRRKTALESSGLPGKLADCIVTDPEQCELFLVEGDSAGGTAKQGRDRRFQAIMPLRGKILNVEKAGMDRILSNAEIRSMITALGTGIGEEFDISKTRYGRIILMTDADVDGAHIRTLLLTFFYRYARGFIEQGRVYIAMPPLYRARKGRKDYYVYSDHELERLLKQIGSAGVEIQRYKGLGEMNAEQLWETTMNPETRTIVRVTLDDAVAADEIFTILMGEVVEPRRRFIQEHAHEVQNLDV, from the coding sequence TTGACGCCCCCTCGCAGGCCTCCCAATGGCTCCAACGCAGCTGCGTACGGCGCGGCGCAGATCCAGGTGCTCGAGGGGCTCGAGGCCGTGCGCCGCCGGCCGGGCATGTACATCGGGAGCACGGACGCTCGAGGTCTGCACCACCTCGTCTACGAAGTGGTGGACAACAGCGTGGACGAGGCGATGAACGGCTTTTGCACGGAAATCGAGGTGCGCATCCACGACGACGGCTCCTTGAGCGTGGACGACAACGGGCGCGGGATCCCGGTCGAGATTCACCCGAAGACGGGACGGCCCGCCGTGGAAACCGTCCTGACCACGCTCCACGCGGGGGGCAAGTTCGGGCAGGACGGCGGCTACAAGGTGAGCGGGGGCCTTCATGGGGTGGGCGTCTCCGTCGTCAACGCGCTGTCGGAGTGGCTCGAGGTGCAGGTGAGGCTCGACGGAAAGGTCCACCGCCAGCGGTTTTCCAGGGGTACGCCCGTGACCGGCGTGGAGGTCGTCGGTGAGGCAGAGAGCACGGGAACCTACGTCCGGTTCAAACCCGATCCGGAGATCTTCGAGACGCTGGACTTCGACGCGGAGACCATCGCCCAGCGGCTTCGCAACCTGGCCTTCTTGAACGCGGGCTTGATGTTGCGATTGGTGGACGAGCGCTCGGGACGCTCCGAGACGTTCCACTACGAGGGTGGCATCGTGGAATTCGTGCGGTACCTCAACCGCAACAAAGAGGCGCTGCACCCGAGCGTGATCTACACCAACCGGGAGGTCGCCGGCACGCTCATCGAGCTGGCCCTTCAGTACAACACCGGCTATCTCGAGACGGTCATCGCCTTTGCCAACAACATCCAGACCACCGAGGGCGGCACCCACCTGGCCGGGTTCCGGTCGGCACTGACGCGATCGCTCAACGACGCAGCCCGCAAGATGGGGCTGTTGAAGGAGTCGGACGAAAACCTCACCGGGGACGACGTGCGGGAAGGCCTGACCGCCATTGTGAGCGTGAAGCTCCGGGACCCCCAGTTCGAGGGGCAGACCAAGACCAAGCTGGGCAACAGCGAGGTCAAGGGCCAGGTCGACTCGGTGGCCGGGGAGGCCATCGGGGTCTTCCTCGAGGAGCACCCGCAGGAGGCGCGCCGCATCCTGGAAAAGTGCATCACGGCGGCCAAAGCCCGTGAGGCGGCCCGCAAGGCGAGGGAGCTCACCCGCAGGAAGACCGCCTTGGAGAGCAGCGGGCTGCCGGGCAAGCTGGCCGACTGCATCGTCACGGACCCGGAGCAGTGCGAGCTCTTCCTGGTCGAGGGCGACTCGGCCGGCGGCACGGCCAAGCAAGGCCGAGACCGCCGCTTCCAGGCCATCATGCCGCTCCGCGGGAAAATCCTCAACGTGGAAAAGGCCGGCATGGACCGTATCCTCTCCAACGCCGAGATTCGCTCCATGATCACGGCCCTCGGTACCGGCATCGGGGAGGAGTTCGACATTTCCAAGACCCGGTACGGCCGGATCATCCTCATGACCGACGCCGACGTGGACGGCGCGCACATCCGTACCCTCTTGTTGACGTTCTTCTACCGGTACGCCCGTGGCTTCATCGAGCAGGGGCGGGTCTACATCGCCATGCCGCCTCTGTACCGGGCTCGCAAGGGCAGGAAGGACTATTACGTCTATTCGGATCACGAGCTCGAGCGGCTGCTGAAACAGATCGGATCGGCGGGCGTCGAAATCCAGCGATACAAGGGTCTCGGCGAGATGAACGCGGAGCAGTTGTGGGAGACCACGATGAATCCCGAAACCCGCACCATCGTGCGCGTGACGCTCGACGACGCCGTGGCGGCCGACGAGATCTTCACCATTCTCATGGGAGAGGTCGTCGAACCGCGACGTCGCTTCATCCAGGAGCACGCCCACGAAGTCCAAAACCTGGACGTTTGA